Proteins encoded by one window of Planktothrix tepida PCC 9214:
- the thrC gene encoding threonine synthase, with protein MTLTLPTTQSSLKCWPGLIEAYRNYLPVSEATPVITLQEGNTPLIPVPTIAEKIGKQVQVYVKYDGLNPTGSFKDRGMTMAISKAKEEGSKAVICASTGNTSAAAAAYARRAGMKAFVLIPDGYVALGKLAQALLYGAEVLAIKGNFDRALNIVREMAEHYPITLVNSVNPYRLEGQKTAAFEVVDALGDAPDWLCIPVGNAGNISAYWMGFCQYHSVGKCSRLPQMMGFQAAGAAPLVLGHPVENPETLATAIRIGNPASWDIAVAAKDASKGSFSAVTDAEILDAYRLLASGEGIFCEPASAASVAGLLKVKDQVPEGIKIVCVLTGNGLKDPDTAITHSNNKFKAGIEPEMEAVAKVMGF; from the coding sequence ATGACGTTGACTTTGCCTACAACCCAGTCCTCTTTAAAGTGCTGGCCCGGTCTGATTGAAGCCTACCGCAACTATTTACCTGTTTCTGAAGCAACACCTGTTATTACCCTACAAGAAGGCAACACGCCCTTGATTCCTGTCCCCACCATTGCTGAGAAAATTGGCAAACAGGTGCAGGTCTATGTGAAATATGACGGACTCAACCCCACAGGCAGCTTCAAAGACCGGGGCATGACGATGGCGATTTCCAAAGCCAAAGAGGAAGGCAGCAAAGCCGTTATCTGTGCCAGTACCGGAAATACTTCGGCGGCGGCGGCGGCCTATGCCCGTCGGGCCGGAATGAAAGCCTTTGTGTTGATTCCTGATGGCTATGTGGCGTTAGGGAAATTAGCCCAAGCCTTATTATATGGGGCGGAAGTTTTAGCAATTAAGGGGAATTTTGACCGCGCGTTGAATATTGTCCGGGAGATGGCTGAACATTACCCGATTACCTTAGTCAATTCCGTCAATCCCTATCGTTTAGAAGGTCAAAAAACCGCCGCTTTTGAGGTGGTAGATGCCTTGGGAGATGCCCCCGACTGGTTATGTATTCCAGTGGGAAATGCCGGGAATATTAGTGCCTATTGGATGGGATTTTGTCAATATCATTCTGTTGGGAAATGTTCTCGTTTACCCCAAATGATGGGATTTCAAGCGGCGGGTGCCGCACCGTTAGTATTGGGTCATCCCGTAGAAAACCCGGAAACCTTAGCCACAGCCATTCGGATTGGAAATCCGGCGAGTTGGGATATTGCGGTGGCGGCGAAAGATGCCAGTAAAGGCAGTTTTAGCGCCGTCACCGATGCAGAAATTCTGGATGCTTACCGATTATTAGCGTCTGGGGAAGGGATTTTCTGTGAACCTGCGAGTGCTGCGTCCGTAGCGGGATTATTGAAAGTGAAAGATCAGGTTCCAGAGGGGATTAAAATTGTTTGTGTGTTAACCGGAAATGGATTAAAAGATCCTGATACAGCTATTACTCACAGCAACAATAAATTCAAAGCTGGAATTGAACCGGAAATGGAAGCGGTGGCAAAAGTAATGGGATTTTAA